The genomic window AAACGGATCGGCCTGACCGCGCACATGGTAGGCGTAGATCGTGCGGCGGTTGCGTTCGGCCGGCGTCGGCGAGGGTTGGTAGGCGGGAGCCAGCGAAAACTGAATCATCCGCGGCTGCAAGGCGACTTCCATATTGATTTCCGGATGAATCGGCAGTCCGCCGCCGCAGTGCGTTAGCTCGCCCGTGATCGCCAGGATGCCATCACGCAGTTCTTCGGCGCTCAACCGTCGTCGCGGGAAATAGGACAGCCATTGATTGTTGGGATCCTGCGTTTGCACCCGTTCCAGATCCGCAGGCGTGGAACCGCGCTGGTAGGTTTCCGACAACATGATGTTGCGGTGCATGCGTTTGAGTGTCCAACCGTGTTGAATGAAATCGGACGCCAGGTAATCCAGCAATTGAGGATGCGTGGGTTTGGCACCCTTGGCACCGAAGTTGTTGGCGTTGGCGGCCAGCCCAGTACCGAAGTGGTATTGCCAAATTCGATTCACGATCGAACGCGTGGTCAGCGGGTTGTCCGGGTGAGCGATCCAGTTGGCCAGCCCCAGACGGCGACCTTGACTGTTGGTGGTCAATAGGTAGGGATCGTCGGAGGACTGTGCCGTGGGCAGCATCAGGGCGCTTAACACGCCGGGTTGCACGACATCGCCCAGAGCCGTCAACGCGCCACCGGTCAGGATGTAATTGACCACCGGTTGGGCTTGTTTGGGCGTCTTTTGGATACGCAGTTTGCGGGCGCCATTCCAGGCCATCCGTTCTCCCTCTGCGTTGTACACGCTCTGCACCATCGGTTGGTAACGTTCCAGTCGACGGGTCCAGATCCATTCATCCTGTTCGCGTACTTTTAGCTGTCCCTGTTCGGGAATACTCAGTCCCACATGGCGTGGCGGCTTTTCTTCATCGGGCAAGTTTTTGCGTTGGTTTTCGTTCTTGTAAGGCAGGTTGTGTTCTTCAAACCATTTGCGAGCGGCGGCTTCACGCTTATTAACCAGCCGCTGTTTTTCGGAGGTGGCGAAATCGAGCAAGCGTTGCACGTGGGCACGTCCTTCGTCAAAGCCTTCCAAATTCTCGTCGGGCAAAAACGGAGCCGGTCGTTCGGCCATTCGCGTGGTCGCAAACGCCGCGTACAGCCGGTAGTAGTCGCGGGTCGGGATCGGATCAAATTTGTGGTCGTGACACTTGCAGCACCGCATGGTCGTTGACAGGAAGGTCTGGCCGGTCACGTTGACGATGTCGTCCAGGTAGATTTGCCGCGCCTCGTCGGCTTCGATCATGGCATTGTCCCAAGGGCCCAGCCGCAGGAAACCGGTGGCGATCAGCCATTCGCTTTCTTGCTCGTTATAGTCTCCTTCCAGTCTGGCGCGTTGCACGGCCGATTCGTTGCCTTGGGTCCGCTGGCGAACCGAAGCATCGGCTAGTTCGTCGCCGGCCAGTTGTTCGACGATCAACTCGTCGTACGGTTTGTCGTTGTTGAACGAGCGGATCAGGTAGTCGCGGTAACGCCACAGGTTGGAGCGTTCGTAGTCGTTGGCCATACCGCCGGTGTCGGCGTAGCGGGTGACGTCCATCCAGTGCCGAGCCCACCGTTCGCCGTATCGCGGGCTGTCCAGCAGGTCATCGATCAAGTTCCGCCAAGCTGCTTGAGTGTCTTCAGCCCAGGCCTGTTCGAATGCCGCCACGGCTTCCGGGGTCGGTGGCAGGCCGTGCAGGTCAAAGGTGGCTCGGCGGATCAGCGTCCGCGCATCGGCTCGCGGGGCGGGGGCAAGTTCAGCGGCTTTCAAGCGGGCGTCCACCAGGGCATCGATATGCTGAGCCGGTGTCTGCCCGGACTCCAAATCGGTAGGTGGATTCAGGGGTTGGAAAGCCCACAGATCGGCCGGTTGATAACGCCGGTTGCTCCACTCGGCCGACGTGCCGCCACTGGTGGGCAGGATCATGCCATCTTCGTTAACACGTTCGAGCTGGGCTGCGGCCCGGTAACGCTCTTGCGTCGCTTCATCAGGCCACACCGCACCGGCTTTGATCCATCGCCGGACCACGTCGATTTGTTCGTCGGTCAAGCGATCATTTTCTTTGGGAGGCATTTCCAAGCCTTCCCAGGCGATCGCATCGACGAACGGGCTTTGTTCGGGGTGCCCGGGAACAATCGAGGGCTCGCCGGATTCGCCACCGCGGAGCAGGTCTTCGCGGCTGAGCACGCTGAATTCGCCTTTGATGTCCGAGGCGTCTTCGCCGTGACAGCCCAAGCATTTGGACTTCAACAAGGGCAACACCTTCAGCGTAAACTCTCGCTCGCTGGCTTCATCCGCCGACACCGTGACGGCGCTGCAATGGATAGCCCAGCACAAAACCAGGCTGGTGACAAAACGAATTTTATTCATGCGGATTTCCTGCTTGATACCAATCCAGTATTTGTTGATCAGTGAGGGCCGTGGAGAACATGGCAAACTCGTCCATGCTGCCGTTCAGATTTCGCACCGCGAACTCGGGATCGGTGCGGTACATCGGTTGGCTCCAGTTACCTATCGAGGCCGCTCCGATTTCGATTGTGTCGACCAGGAACGAATCCGGAATGGCTTCACGGCCGAGCGGTTGGCCATTCAGGTAGTGGGTAACACGTTTCGTTTGGGTATCGTAAACCACTGCCAGCATGATCCATTTGCCGCTTAACGAGGCGTCCCAAAACGGTTCCGAATAGAACACATGTTGACTGGCCGCCCCTTTGGTTTTGCGATCGGCTTTGACCGAAAAGAATAATCGCCCATCGTTCATGATCTGCCAGTGCGGCTCATGCGGTTCGTGGCCGTCGGTCAGAAACAAAGAGTTGTACCAGCGGTCCAGACTATTGATTTTGACCCAGCACAACATCGTCAAATGAGGATACTGCCCGGGCACGTCCACGCGAACGCGACTGCCGGTTCGACTAAAGTCCAAGGCGCCGTCGTCGCGCCCCCAACGATCGCGGGCCCGCTGGGCAGCGACGATGGCTCCGTCGCTGGCACGCATGGTCGCAGCTTGTGAGCGATTAACCAGGACCCGTGACCAGCGGTCGGTTCGTTCGGGCTGGTAGTAAGCCAACAGGCCATCGGTTTGCTGCCGCTGTGTGGTCTCGGACTGCCATTGCCGCATTCGCGAAGCCAAACGCGAGTCCTGGTCTTGGTGAAACTGTTGTGGACTGACGATCGATTCCAGATCCTCATCAAGAACGTTCACCTGCGTTCCGTCAGCGTCGACGTCGATGGCGAATTCACTGCCCGTCTCCAGCACCGCGCCTTGTTGCGTCAGCATGCGAAAGCCCTTGGCCGCTTCGGGCACATAAGCCCGAATACGACCTTTAGCAACGCGAACCTGCATGGCCGATTCGATGGAAAACAAGGCTTCCCCCTGAATCACCATCTGCACGCCACTGAACAATTCAATATGAGCCAGACCGGACAGCAGGTGCAGCGAACCGTCGGGCAGCAGGCCGTTGCTGAGCTGCGAGGGACCTTCCCAGACCGCATTGGATTGGCCGCCCAACAGGGCAAAGCCGACGGCTTTGGATTCTGCCGGGGCAGCGACCATGGTGACCATGCCAGGAGCATCCGACGGCGGTTGCGATTCTGGCAGCGCTCGTACGATCAAAAACAATCCGGCGGCCAAGGCCAGCAAACCGGTGGCGGCCAGCAGGTAGCTTCCGGGACGTGTTGGTCGCGAAGGTTTGTTGTCGTGCGGTCGTTCGTGGCGAACGGCTGCTGAGGAGCCTGGCGACGAGGGCTCGCCCGTGGCCGATTCCGCGTGCGGGGTCTCCTCGGCGATCCGCTGCAGCAACACTTGCAACTTCAGACGATCGTAATATTCCGCTCGCACCTGAGGATCGACCGACAGTTCAGCTTCCAGCCGCAAAAAGTCGGCTTCGCTGATGTCGCCCTCGAGCATCGCATCGATCAGCATAGAGCGTTCTTGGGCATTCATGATCCGTCTCCGGCCATCCGTAAGCGTTTTTCCATGCAGCCGGCCAGCGTCGAGCGCAGCCGATGCAGCGTGACCTTCAATCCTGCCGCGGAGCGTCCGATGCGGCGAGCGTAATCGGCCAGCGTTTCGGGCGATGCGTAACGCTGCATCAACAACCGCTGGCTGTCCGGCTTGAGCGAACGCAGACAATGCCGCAGGGCTTGATGTCGGTCCAACAGGTCGTCATCCAAACGTTCCAGTTCGGCAGCGATGGTGTTTTCCAGGTCTTCGGAAAACACCAGGCGAGCGTCGCGGGCTTGCTGCTTGCGATAGTTCAGCACTTCAAACCGGGCGATTGCAAAGGCCCAGGCCTTGAAGTTGGTGCCGAGAACAAAGTCTTCGCGTTTTTCCCAGATTTTTGCGTTGGCCGCCTGCAGCACGTCATGGGCGGCCGCGTCGCCGGGCATCAGCCCGCGGACGTACAGCCCCAGCGATAACTGGCACTGCGTCAGCAGGCTGATCAGCTGGGATTCGTGTGATTGATCGTTTTGCATAGGCTCCATACTAGGTAAATGCCGGTTACCCGATGGAGGTTAACAAAGAATTCGCAAAAACGAGTCAATCGTTTTGGGCCCGCCAAAACGTGCGTACCAACCGCTCGTGTGGGGACAAAGTAGATGAGGGAATCAGCCGCATCGCGCTAGCGACCGGTTCCCGCGGGCATCGTCCGGCGCGGGAACCGTGGGCTAGCGCCAAACGGTTGATGGCAGATATCAGCCGCATAGCGCTAGTGACCGGTTCCCACGGGCATCGTCCAGGGCGGGAACCGTGGGCTAGCCCCCAAACGGCTGATGTTTACCCCTGGTGGTGGGGGGCAACGCTACTAGGCTTGGAACGAGCTGCCGCAGCCGCAAGTCTTGACGGCGTTGGGGTTTTCGAACGTAAAACCCTTCTTTTCCAGGCTGTCGTACCAATCGACGACGGTGCCATCGAGGTACAGAGCGCTCTTTTTGTCGACGACGACGTTGACGCCGTGGCATTCGAACTTGCTGTCGACTTTTTCGTCGAAGTTTTCGTCGAAGTTCAGGGTGTAGTTGAAGCCGCTGCAACCGCCACCGGCAACACCGATCCGCAACACCATTTCGTCACCAAAATTGTGCTCGCTGCGAAAGCGTACGACTTCTTCGGCGGCTCGTTCGGTAAGCTTGACTGCCATTGTGTAAAACCTCTGTGAACTAGGTTGAGGGTGTTTTTAGGGATTTCTCAGGCCAATTGTATTCCGGAGTATCGGCAAAAGGCAACCCAAACCGTCAGGGAACCGGTTTTGCTCACGGCGTCTACACTCTGACGACACCCCCATCGGGAGGGTCGCGAGGACGAGTGGTTTCTCTGTGACTACCGTTCCGGTGCGAGAAGTAGGTATTTCCGTCTGGCTCGCAGGTGGTCGATTTGCTGGCTGCGCCAGTACGTAAGGGGCGGTCAGTGGCCTCTGTTGGTGGTTAAAGTCTTCGCCGGCGCCTGCTGAGACGACTTAACTTAGTAGCATTGCCGGGCTTTTCTTAGCCGCGTGGGACGTGAAAGGTATTACTGCAGCATTGGACCTTGGGGTCGCTTGCTTCACTCTCCTTTTTAAGGAGGGTCGAGCCTTAGCGAGGGGAGGTTCTTTTGCGGCGGCGCGGTCGCCCTCTCCTCGCTGACGCTCGACTCTCCCAGAGGGAGAGTGAAGTGAATCCGGCATTAATACACTTCACGTCCCTAGCGGCGGAAGCATAAAGCCTGGGGCGCGAGCCCCGGAAATTTGGCTTAGGCTCGCCCTTTCCGATTCGCGAATCAATGCCCGCTAGGCCGTTTGAGCTTCGGTGTCTTGCACCGCGTCGACCAACCAAGCTTCGTCTAACCGGCCTTGGGGCAGCGCCGCGCGGACTTCCGGACGCACAAATACCCGGACCCGTTTGACGTGGTTGTCAAATTGGCGTTTGGCCAACGCGTCGACCACCGGCGAGACGGCGCCCAGAGCTCGCACCTGGCCATCGCGAGCGACCACGTCCATCAGGATGTCCACCTCCAGCTTGACCGGCGGAGCGTCGATGATCACATCGCCGGAGGCCA from Roseimaritima ulvae includes these protein-coding regions:
- a CDS encoding PSD1 and planctomycete cytochrome C domain-containing protein, translating into MNKIRFVTSLVLCWAIHCSAVTVSADEASEREFTLKVLPLLKSKCLGCHGEDASDIKGEFSVLSREDLLRGGESGEPSIVPGHPEQSPFVDAIAWEGLEMPPKENDRLTDEQIDVVRRWIKAGAVWPDEATQERYRAAAQLERVNEDGMILPTSGGTSAEWSNRRYQPADLWAFQPLNPPTDLESGQTPAQHIDALVDARLKAAELAPAPRADARTLIRRATFDLHGLPPTPEAVAAFEQAWAEDTQAAWRNLIDDLLDSPRYGERWARHWMDVTRYADTGGMANDYERSNLWRYRDYLIRSFNNDKPYDELIVEQLAGDELADASVRQRTQGNESAVQRARLEGDYNEQESEWLIATGFLRLGPWDNAMIEADEARQIYLDDIVNVTGQTFLSTTMRCCKCHDHKFDPIPTRDYYRLYAAFATTRMAERPAPFLPDENLEGFDEGRAHVQRLLDFATSEKQRLVNKREAAARKWFEEHNLPYKNENQRKNLPDEEKPPRHVGLSIPEQGQLKVREQDEWIWTRRLERYQPMVQSVYNAEGERMAWNGARKLRIQKTPKQAQPVVNYILTGGALTALGDVVQPGVLSALMLPTAQSSDDPYLLTTNSQGRRLGLANWIAHPDNPLTTRSIVNRIWQYHFGTGLAANANNFGAKGAKPTHPQLLDYLASDFIQHGWTLKRMHRNIMLSETYQRGSTPADLERVQTQDPNNQWLSYFPRRRLSAEELRDGILAITGELTHCGGGLPIHPEINMEVALQPRMIQFSLAPAYQPSPTPAERNRRTIYAYHVRGQADPFTELFNQPNPNESCEVRETAAVTPQAFTLLNSDTITDRSIAMALRLQREGETLEAQIERAFQLTLGRSASAEEKQILATYVRDMLPYHQQHPPQPVSYPTEITRSLVEEFSGDTFEYQEILPIFESYQADKKPSEVSAETRALADMCLLLLNTNEFMYVP
- a CDS encoding LamG domain-containing protein; translated protein: MNAQERSMLIDAMLEGDISEADFLRLEAELSVDPQVRAEYYDRLKLQVLLQRIAEETPHAESATGEPSSPGSSAAVRHERPHDNKPSRPTRPGSYLLAATGLLALAAGLFLIVRALPESQPPSDAPGMVTMVAAPAESKAVGFALLGGQSNAVWEGPSQLSNGLLPDGSLHLLSGLAHIELFSGVQMVIQGEALFSIESAMQVRVAKGRIRAYVPEAAKGFRMLTQQGAVLETGSEFAIDVDADGTQVNVLDEDLESIVSPQQFHQDQDSRLASRMRQWQSETTQRQQTDGLLAYYQPERTDRWSRVLVNRSQAATMRASDGAIVAAQRARDRWGRDDGALDFSRTGSRVRVDVPGQYPHLTMLCWVKINSLDRWYNSLFLTDGHEPHEPHWQIMNDGRLFFSVKADRKTKGAASQHVFYSEPFWDASLSGKWIMLAVVYDTQTKRVTHYLNGQPLGREAIPDSFLVDTIEIGAASIGNWSQPMYRTDPEFAVRNLNGSMDEFAMFSTALTDQQILDWYQAGNPHE
- a CDS encoding sigma-70 family RNA polymerase sigma factor, giving the protein MQNDQSHESQLISLLTQCQLSLGLYVRGLMPGDAAAHDVLQAANAKIWEKREDFVLGTNFKAWAFAIARFEVLNYRKQQARDARLVFSEDLENTIAAELERLDDDLLDRHQALRHCLRSLKPDSQRLLMQRYASPETLADYARRIGRSAAGLKVTLHRLRSTLAGCMEKRLRMAGDGS
- a CDS encoding HesB/IscA family protein, whose product is MAVKLTERAAEEVVRFRSEHNFGDEMVLRIGVAGGGCSGFNYTLNFDENFDEKVDSKFECHGVNVVVDKKSALYLDGTVVDWYDSLEKKGFTFENPNAVKTCGCGSSFQA